A stretch of Corallococcus macrosporus DNA encodes these proteins:
- a CDS encoding DoxX family protein, with the protein MGLLAPLGRLLFSVIFITSGLNHFIQLQALTAYAQASGVPDPRTAVLVSGGVLVVGGLCVLLGAFARLGAAMLAVFLVASAFMVHHFWKMDDPVQAQNNLIHFMKNLSMAGGALLIVYFGPGPFSLSRKKREAGLGGMKLGAPLR; encoded by the coding sequence ATGGGGCTGCTCGCACCGCTGGGACGGCTGTTGTTCTCGGTCATCTTCATCACCAGCGGGCTCAATCACTTCATCCAGCTCCAGGCCCTCACGGCCTACGCCCAGGCGTCGGGTGTGCCCGACCCGCGGACGGCGGTGCTGGTGTCCGGCGGGGTGCTGGTGGTGGGCGGCCTGTGCGTCCTCTTGGGCGCCTTCGCCCGGCTGGGCGCGGCCATGCTCGCGGTGTTCCTGGTGGCGTCCGCCTTCATGGTCCACCACTTCTGGAAGATGGATGACCCGGTGCAGGCGCAGAACAACCTCATCCACTTCATGAAGAACCTCTCCATGGCGGGGGGCGCGCTGCTCATCGTCTACTTCGGGCCCGGCCCCTTCAGCCTGTCGCGCAAGAAGCGCGAGGCAGGCCTGGGCGGCATGAAGCTGGGCGCGCCCCTGCGCTGA
- a CDS encoding metallophosphoesterase yields the protein MRLRLARRHAAGAASSLAEAEPVEPHGRNELQARGPDPFRPDRRLRWRDHFVLTEHLLQLDGIHPEHDGLRIAQLSDVHVGQATSDVRIRRAVAAVNEAAPDLVFLTGDYVTHSPKPLPRVRQLLQGLNGPVFVVLGNHDHWVDAPYLRAGFEDLGYTVLQNEHRVVHVKGAPVTVLGIDDGLTGMADVEATFRGAPTSGTRLVLAHTPPTAEQLPAHAGLVQFSGHTHGGQFIVRGLTEALFRRAGQPYIRGHYRVNGNHLYVNQGLGFGFGGPYLRRGSTPEVAFFTLRTAQAAHVGAT from the coding sequence ATGCGCCTGAGACTCGCCCGCCGTCACGCCGCTGGTGCCGCCTCCTCCCTCGCCGAAGCGGAACCGGTGGAGCCGCACGGCCGCAACGAGCTCCAGGCGCGAGGCCCCGACCCCTTCCGGCCGGACCGGCGCCTGCGTTGGCGGGACCACTTCGTGCTCACCGAGCACCTGCTCCAGTTGGACGGCATCCACCCGGAGCATGACGGCCTGCGCATCGCGCAGCTGTCGGACGTGCACGTGGGCCAGGCCACCAGCGACGTGCGCATCCGCCGCGCGGTGGCCGCGGTGAACGAGGCGGCGCCGGACCTGGTGTTCCTCACGGGCGACTACGTCACGCACAGCCCCAAGCCGCTGCCGCGCGTGCGCCAGCTGCTCCAGGGGCTCAACGGTCCCGTCTTCGTGGTGCTGGGCAACCACGACCACTGGGTGGACGCGCCCTACCTGCGCGCGGGCTTCGAGGACCTGGGCTACACGGTGCTCCAGAACGAGCACCGCGTGGTGCACGTGAAGGGCGCGCCGGTGACGGTGCTGGGCATCGACGACGGGCTCACCGGCATGGCGGACGTGGAGGCCACCTTCCGGGGCGCGCCCACGTCCGGCACGCGGCTGGTGCTGGCCCACACGCCGCCCACCGCGGAGCAGCTGCCCGCGCACGCGGGGCTGGTGCAGTTCTCCGGGCACACGCACGGCGGGCAGTTCATCGTCCGGGGCCTCACGGAGGCCCTCTTCCGCCGCGCGGGCCAGCCGTACATCCGCGGCCACTACCGCGTGAACGGCAACCACCTGTACGTGAACCAGGGGCTGGGCTTCGGCTTCGGCGGGCCGTACCTGCGCCGGGGCAGCACGCCGGAGGTCGCCTTCTTCACGCTGCGCACCGCCCAGGCCGCCCACGTCGGGGCGACCTGA
- a CDS encoding response regulator: protein MEAHHTLLVVDDDMDIRDALQDALELEGYAVQLAADGLEALERLRSSEPRPQLILLDLMMPRMDGVAFREALRHERACSDIPVVVASADLDVRETVDGMGVAAYLRKPLDLSALLSTVKQLCLPV from the coding sequence ATGGAAGCCCATCACACGTTGCTGGTCGTCGACGACGACATGGACATCCGGGATGCGCTCCAGGACGCGCTGGAGCTGGAGGGCTACGCCGTGCAGTTGGCGGCGGACGGGCTGGAGGCACTGGAGCGGCTGCGCTCCTCGGAGCCCCGGCCGCAGCTCATCCTCCTGGACCTGATGATGCCGCGCATGGACGGCGTCGCGTTCAGGGAGGCGCTGCGCCACGAGCGCGCGTGCTCGGACATCCCGGTGGTGGTGGCCAGCGCGGACCTGGACGTGCGTGAGACGGTGGACGGGATGGGCGTGGCCGCCTACCTGCGCAAGCCGCTGGACCTGTCCGCGCTGCTGTCCACCGTGAAGCAGCTCTGCCTGCCCGTGTGA